In Patescibacteria group bacterium, the genomic stretch TTCTCTAAATCCCACACGCGAAGAGTCTTTAGCCACTTTCTTCAATGCTCGCAACAATAGACCCCTCGAAGCATTGGTTTTATATACTGCCTCATACTCATCCTCGAAAGAAAATCGTATCTTTTTACCAATTAATTTCTCAATATCTTTTATAATCGGTTCGGCAACTTCTTTAGCAAACTGTGATAATTTCATGCCCTCGCTAAACAATTTTTTCAATTCTGTCAATTTAATTCGATAAATTTTTGTCATTCTATGGCACCTTTATTGATTTTTTAACCGGTTTTTCGGCAGCAGGTGTAGCTGCAGCAGGTTTTTCTTCCGGAACCTTTTTCTCTTGATCTCTAGTGTTTAATTCTTTTTCTTTAGCTTCCACATCGGCCATTATATTTGACAATTGCGATGCTTGTGCTGGCATTTTAAGGGACTTTGTTCTTTCCTTAAAATCTGAAACAAAATCGTCTAAAACAATTTTGGCAACAAATGGCCCCGCTTTAGCAAGAGCCTTTTCAATCAGTGGTGTCATCTGATCGAGTAATTCTATGAGATCCTGTGCTGCGCCCTGTGGATTTCCTTCCTCATAGGAACCATATCTATCAAGAGTTTCTGATAAAATTAGCCTTTTAATACTTATCATTATTGTCCTCATTAAATTTCTTTATCATTTCCTGCCAACAATCTCCTTTTACAAAATCGTGCTCCCATATTATCAATGTGTCATATCCTTCTTTCTTATAATTATCAACACGCACTAAATCTTTATTATTTTTATCTATAAATTTTGGATATTGATTGTGATCAAAACAAATCGGACATCCGTGCCACCAACATCCAAAAAACTCTACAATTTTGTGCTGTGCCCTATTGATAAAATCAGGATTATATCCGCCGACCCAATTTCCTTTGCCTCCTGCTCCAATATATTCAAATCCACACTTAACAAGAAAATCACCAATAATCAATTCTGGTTTGGTCGGTCGTATCATACTCGCTTCCATACCTCTCATACCCAACCACCTCGGATATTGACTACCTTTAGATAACATGTTATAACGCGATGCTTCTGATCTAGATCTCGGTTTAATACCAAGAATTTCAAATGATTTATAGACTATTCCTTGTCTAACACCCAGTTGTTTACACAATTTTTGTATTGAAGTATTCCCAGTTAGATATGTCCGCAAAACACTCGCATATTCTTCAGCCAATTTGTTCGCTTTTTCTATGGCTCGTTCTTGCCCTATAACACTACTAGGTCTCAATTTTATACCAAAATAATTCAGAACAATGTGAATTGTGTCGTCACAAATACCCAGTTTTTTCTTAAGGCCGCGAAATCCTCCTTCGTGATAACACTGTTCAATTATTGACACAAGGACCGATTCTTCACATTCCACGGATAAACCCAATCTCTGTTTCAACAAAACAATGTCAATTTTGCCATTAACTGTTATGGGTTTTGATTTGCTGCTGTGTCGCTTATTATTCCGTTCAATAGTTATTTCCGCCCGCGTTTTTGGTTGTATGTCATATTTAACAAAAATTTTATATAGGTTATGTAAACTAACGCTAAACTTATCACAAATTTCCATCATTGATAAACCTTCAACAAAATATAATTGCCACAAAGTTTCTTTACTACACGGATCCACAATAACTCGTGTAGCCAATTTTGAGCACAATTTTTTAAAACACAAATCAGAGCAAGTTTTTCTTATTGTTCCGCCGGATATTTTTGTTTCTTTCCCACATATAATACACTTTCCTTCCGTTGTGCTTTTATTTTCTTGTGGCTGATTTTGTTGTTCAATTGTCAGTGGTGTTATTTCTAAATCCATATTGTAATTATCATTTCAATGTCTCCATGGATACACAAAGAAAGACTAAATAACATGGATAAAGATATTATGGTACGTGTAGATAGGAAAACCCACAAAACCCTATCGGCTTATGGATCTATAAAAAATAAAAAAGTTAAAAAGATTATTGGTGAAATTTTAGCTGATTTTATCGAGAATGGAATTTCAAAAGAAGATAAACAAGCAATTGATAAATTTATTAAACGTCACGACTTCAGTTGAATTAAAGACCTGAAACATCTTCCGACAATATCAATAATTTTAATGATCTTTTATTTTCTTTTATGAGATCTTCAAGTTCCTCAATAACTGTTTCCAATTGTGATTCTTGCCCCTCAATGTGTCCAATCTCTTGTTCAGAATCAAACCCAAGTTTTTGACTATTCAAATGTTCCAATCTGCGCGTTAACAAATTAATATATTGTCTCAATTTTGCCTTATCATTATTCAACATTTTATTTTTGTCCTCCTGAAATACTGAATCATCGTCTTCAGCAACAAATTTTCCAGATAAATCATACGCTACATCATAATCTTCGCCGACATCAAAAGTGTTTGACGATGCAACGTCTTGAAATTTTTGCCAATCAAGTTCTGATAGTGTATAATAATCTCCTTCATAACCGGGCGAAAAATGCTTATGGAGCAATTCATCAAGTTTTTCATCATTTATCCAAAATAAAATTTTATCCATGTCTCTCTTTTTAATTATTCTGTAGTATTTTCTTTCCAATATTCCATTATGAATTCTGTAAGAGTTTTATGAGCACTATCTAAATCATTAATTACCTTACGTAGATTTTTAAGTTGCGAATTATATTTTATATTTTTTGTTTCTTTATACGCTTTTGAAAGTCTATTAACAACATCTTTTAGATCAGATATCATGTAAGGAATTTTTTCCTCACAATCACTAATGTAATCTATACCAACATAACCCATCCAACTATCAACATCATCACCCAGGGCACGTTGTTCATTTAATATTTCTGATAATTTCTTCATTATTTAGCCACCTTTATTGCGAAAATATTCTACTTGACCTAAACGTTTGTGTGCGGCTGCTTTTGATCCATAACATCCCAAATTTTTCCTATGACCTTTTTTGTCTTTTTTCTTTGATTTTACACACCACTCATTCCCCTGTTTTACAATTACTTCATTAAGATTACCATGGATTTTGTGTGTAAACAAAAATGATTCTTGATTAACTCTATTTTCCTCGTCGTATTCTTCACTATTAAATAAAACCGCGCCACAATTAGAACAATATACAACAACACCATCGTCAGAAATTAATTCAGAATCAATAGGACCTAGCTGATCGTCAGCATAACAAATTATATTGGACGAAATTCCTTCAAGGGAATTGGAAATTGACTCCCTAAACATTATAATCACCTGTTAAATATGACAATAATCTTCACAGCCACAAATCAATTTATTGAGAATTCGATTCACTCGATATTCCTTGTTAAATAATGGTTCACTTTTGCCTTCGTTAATCAACATTATTTTATCCAGAGCTATCGACTCTTTAAAAAGAAATGCACCTTTTGTTGAAGGATCACTCACTATGTCCCAACAAATCATTTGAAGATCTGATTGAACATAACTCGCACCGTTCTGTTCTTTAATTGAGCCGACCGCTCTTGATGACACACCAAGTTTTACACCACTTTCAATTAAACTCTTTACAATTTTACCATTGGGTGTGTCAAGAATTTCCAATTTACCAACAACATCATTACCTTCCCATCGCAATTCAGTAATTAGGTGACTCACATCTTTTAACTCAACTAAGCTCTGGTCTGTGTGGTCAAGCTGGCCTAATGCTCGTCTTTCATTTACAAGGATCTGATAATTCCTAATTTCTTTCTCCAAAATATCTCTTGGGTAAATGCGACCGTTATGATTTTTGGAGTCAGCACGTTGTATCACTCCCGATAATATTAATTTACCGGACTCACTTACTTCTTTTTTATATTCAAAAAGATTTGTTTCTACCAATAATTGAGCCATATAATCACTCCTCATCATAATATTGTTGTAACCACGCATCTAGTTTGTGGTTTGCTTGACGTAATAATGTTAAAACTTGTTGTTTAATTTCTGGAGGGAGATCTGCTTTAAAAATTTTCATTATTAATTTATCTATTGCATTAATAATATCATCAGGACTTATAATATCCAGATCCGCTAAAGGCGGTCTCTGAATTCCAATTTTTTGTTCATTTAATAATTTCTTTACTTCGCTCAAGGTTGTTTTATAAATTTTTGTCATTTCTTATTTCTCAACCAGTCCTAGTTTCGTGAAAATCAAATCCGAGCAACTTTGAGATTCTATCACACGCTTTCTCAAGATCTTTCTCTGCTATTTCTCTTTCCGATGGTTCATCTTCTGAAAATGAATTTTTATCACCGTATTCGGCAACATACCTATAATTGGAAGCTTCTTCAACCCAATCCAATATTGCTCGTATTTTCCGTGGGCCGAATTTTTGCTTCAATATGTCCTCTAACTGACTTTCAATATGATCATTCCAGCGTTCATAAATAAGATAATAAATCATATCCGACACTTTTTTGGCACTAAATTCTGAGTAATCTTTACCAAAACCCGGTATTTCTTCGTCGTCCGGACTTACCAATTTTTTTAATTCATTTAATTTTATTCGGTAAATTTTCATTTATTTCTCCGGTATCCCCGAATTTTTATTTCTCATACGATGTATTCCGCCCTCTACCATTTTTTTCAATTCACCAATCGAATCTTGCAATCCAGCAATAACTTCCATATATGCAGCAGAAAAATCATTTATTGTAGCACCATCCATTTCATTAAATTGAATTTCTTCTTTATCATCGTCCCAATATTCAGCATTTATATCGTCGGTAAGTCCTTGATAATGTTGTCTCCATTGTTCCGATTCATTAATAATATTTCTTACTTCACCAATTAAATTTGCAAGCTCTGTCGCATCGGAAAACAATTTCACAAGTTTATCTCTACGAAACTTTAATATTCTTTCATTCCCCTTATCCATGATTAATCCCCACTGACACCCTTCGGCGTTCCACCTTCCTCAAATGTCATCTGAACAATGTCCCATTCGTCCATTCCACCAAGAGCATCATGATACAATTCAATTACATAATTCCTGGTCATGTTATTCTCTCTTGCATAATCAGTCAAATTTTCTCGAATTTTCCGTTTGAGGGCTGCAACCAACAATCTTGTTCCTTGATGTATTGCTGAATCTATTTCACGTGGATCTGTTGGATCGAATTCAACAACACCACGTTCTTTGATTAATTTCTTTACTTCACTTAAAGTTGTTCTATAAATCTTTGCCATTTTTATACCTCTACCAAATCCTAATAACCGGATCTTTTAATGTTGGAGCGGCCATATTGACTTCAGCGTCATTAATTGACCCCGGCTCTAAAACATACCAATAGCGATTTCCACCGCGAACCATATCATATTTTTTCACTATTTTTAACAATACATGTGAAATCTTACTAAATATTTCTTGATCTTTTTCTTTAAATGAGAATATCACATGTGTCCACGGTTTTAAACCAAACATTTTCATTCCCGGTAATTGTTTATTACTTTTTTTCAAACCATTTATTTTAAATTCAATTCCAGAATCTAACAATATTTGCTTTACATCACCAACAATTTGAAACAATAAACCCCCATCAGATTCTAACAAATTTCTCAATTCGTTCAATTTTATTCGATAGATCCTCATTTTATGCCTTTTCTAAATTTTGTGATACGAAATCAAATAACAAGGCGTGCATAATTTCTGATTTTCTAGGAATTTCGTGCCCATAAATCTTTCTTAGATCTGGATCTGTTTCAATAAGATCTTCAACCATATCCGCAACTTTACCAGAAAATGACCAAATTATTTCATTTTTCTCTTCATCTGTTGGAGGGGCAACAAAAACATCCGGTGAAGGTGGAGGAGGCATTACAACGTTGGCAGTAGAAATTCCATCAAAATCATTCATTGGATCCATACCACATCCACATTGTTCAGCCAATTTAAGTCGTTTATTAAATCGGCCAGTACCACATTCATTTAGATCTGTAGATTCTTTCACAGCATCTTCAATTTTCACATATTTATCACTTATGCAGACATCCTCTGCTTCACCTTTGTGACTAAATTTTTGATGATAATCCTGCGGACACGGACCTTTCGGTGGTTTCTTTATGGTCTTATATAATTCCTCTTTTACCGGCTCTTTTTCATCACAATCATGAAGCAATTGAAGATCATCATCAATTCCATCTTTATTTTTATCCTTAGAATCATCTTCTTTAATACTTAGAACTTCAGTCAATTTTTTTGCCATGTGAAGATACACTCCTTATTCTTTCTTTATTAATTATTATTGAAAT encodes the following:
- a CDS encoding primosomal protein; amino-acid sequence: MAQLLVETNLFEYKKEVSESGKLILSGVIQRADSKNHNGRIYPRDILEKEIRNYQILVNERRALGQLDHTDQSLVELKDVSHLITELRWEGNDVVGKLEILDTPNGKIVKSLIESGVKLGVSSRAVGSIKEQNGASYVQSDLQMICWDIVSDPSTKGAFLFKESIALDKIMLINEGKSEPLFNKEYRVNRILNKLICGCEDYCHI